The nucleotide window CCTTGATCACAAAAGGATGAGATTATTATATAAGATGCAACACAAACGTTACTCCATAAAAACACacttgttataaaaaaaaaaataatcatttaCGTTCTATTATTTTAAGGATCATTTATGTTCTATTGGTTGGGAGAATAAGGTATATATTTTAAGGGCGTCTCTAAGGATTATGTTAAATTTAACGTGACACTTTCAGCATGTAGAAAAATAGATGAAACTCCCTCCAACCGAAATGTTAAATCCTACGTGGAAtaaatttctttctcttgttgttatttttggttatttgaCTTTGTGatgttatttaattatttaattatttattttaatttatgtgcCTAAAAAGTAATAAACCAATGACCactatataataaaataaaattgtaatttgaCATATTGAGTCGAATATGTCCAATTGCAATACAAGCCATCAAATTCAGATTAATGTTTGATATTTGATATCTAGATgttctaaaaattaaaatgaatataaaactttaaaaataaatgggCCTGAAGATTGAGCTGGGCTAGAAAAGCTTTGCATCAGTCTAGCCCGTTCTTCATGGGCTACGACCCACAATTGTTTTCTACGTTCCAGCATAAAATGTGCCTCCACAGTTACTCAACtaacacaccataatcatcGCTCTCAACGTTGAAGCGTCTTCTcaagactctctctctctctctctctctctctctctctctctcacaacacacacacacacattttCATTTAGCTGTGAGTTCTCCAAATTCATCTGAGTTTTTCATTCTCAATCGATCAGCGTAAGGCTCTACATTTCTCGCTGagtttttcatttaaatttatgATTTGCTCTATGAATTCTTTTCCTTTAGTTTTTGTGGATTTTCTGTATTTATTCCTCAATGTATTTCGTATTACAAGATTCTGTCATTGCCATTTATTTATTAGgagattaaaaatattgttttccgtttggtatatatgttcataaTTGTTATTGCAGTCGGAAAAATGTCAGGAATTTACATCGTCGGAGCTCTCTTGGGAACCTTTGGGTTTACATATGCTTTTGACAAGgttgtttctgaaaaaaagTTATTTGGAGGTAGAGTTTTGATGATAAAGTTGCTTGATGAAACTGTGTTtatgtgaaaataaaataatttaacctAGATGATAAATAACCAGGCATTACTCCGTCGACCATTTCGAAGGAATGGCAAGAAGAAACTGAGAAGAAGCTCCAGGCTTGGCCTCGCACTGCAGCATCTCCTGTTGTCATGAACCCTATCTCTCGCCAGAATTTCATTGTCAAATCCACCTCTAAATAGGCCTCATAATAAGCTCAGTtcagttgaaattttattttattttttcttcatttttttctttcttttcattctttggCCTTATAAGTCATGCTAATAAATATCTCAATGTTACTGATATAAAACGGCGACAGGAAAATATTTCCGTCAAcggaattatttttttggctatTTGTTCTTTAGAATGTGAATTACCTGTTAGCTTTTTGTTCAGATTTAAAGGTCTATATTTTCCTCAGATAAACATGATTTTAAACGTTGGAACTCTACTTGAcatttgaatatattatatatgggttggagatgctcttgaGATTCATTTTGCAAATGGTTGTTGGGACTGGTGGGCAGAGTTCTGCTGTTGGATTTGAATAGCATCTCTTCAAAAGATAAACTGACATTTGCTTGCCAAGAATTTTGGATTGGTTTGCTTCCTATGCATCGTCAATTGGCAATCACGAATCATCCGGACGTTATGCATTTACTCGCATTTTGTGACATCTAAATCATTCTAATAATCTAATGGTCTAAGATACGGCACTtcaatttttaacttttgacaCCTATCTATTTAATTAACTTTAACCCTAACATTGTTAActctaattattattttgtttttaaaaggctaaataattttatgggttATCGATTTCAATGGTCCCCTAACTATTGCTCcaatatcattttggtccactaactaaaattttcatttcaatggtCCTTCAACTCTTCATTTGGTATCCAAATAGTCCTACTGTCAAAGTctgtcaattttattgttaaattgGGGGTAAAACTGtccatataaattaaaatactaataaattaattaaatattaaaggaaactattattaaaattagaaaattaaattagaaattaaaaattgaatctcaCCAGAAATACCTACTGTAGTTGGAGGACCAGGAACAAGGAAGAGATGTgattcaccaccaccaccaccaccactctatctctctctctctctctctctctctctctctcaaacttCTCAAGACACCCATTACCTCCTCTCCCAGATAG belongs to Prunus persica cultivar Lovell chromosome G4, Prunus_persica_NCBIv2, whole genome shotgun sequence and includes:
- the LOC18779683 gene encoding uncharacterized protein LOC18779683; the protein is MSGIYIVGALLGTFGFTYAFDKVVSEKKLFGGITPSTISKEWQEETEKKLQAWPRTAASPVVMNPISRQNFIVKSTSK